One Alkaliphilus sp. B6464 genomic window carries:
- the noc gene encoding nucleoid occlusion protein, whose protein sequence is MNSLDKRIEEVLVDKVIPNPYQPRRTFSQVGLEELSASIKAYGILQPISVRKIGEDKYELIAGERRLRAARLAELKTIPAIINNNYTDTDSAVLAIIENLQREDLNFIEEAEGYANLIEDHGFTQQELAEKVGKNQSTIANKLRILRLGQNIKKRLLERGLTERHARALLKLPDDDLRENALDKVIKDDLNVKKTEQLIKTMLESIGKEKEVKPNQKIRSFMNYRIYLNTLKQAYDVIKEKQENAEFQQVDKGEYIEVTVKIPKG, encoded by the coding sequence ATGAATAGTTTGGATAAGAGAATAGAGGAAGTTTTAGTAGATAAGGTTATCCCAAACCCTTACCAACCAAGAAGAACATTTTCTCAAGTAGGGCTAGAGGAACTAAGTGCTTCTATCAAAGCCTATGGTATTTTACAGCCTATAAGTGTTAGGAAAATAGGCGAGGATAAGTATGAGCTAATAGCAGGGGAAAGAAGATTAAGAGCTGCACGACTAGCTGAATTAAAGACAATACCAGCTATAATCAATAATAATTATACCGACACGGATTCTGCAGTTCTAGCTATTATTGAAAATCTACAAAGAGAAGATTTAAACTTTATAGAAGAGGCTGAGGGTTATGCAAATTTAATTGAAGATCACGGATTTACGCAACAGGAATTAGCTGAAAAGGTAGGAAAAAATCAATCTACTATTGCTAATAAGCTAAGAATCCTTAGACTAGGTCAAAATATAAAAAAACGACTATTAGAGAGAGGCTTAACTGAAAGGCATGCTAGGGCTTTATTAAAACTTCCTGATGATGACCTTAGAGAAAATGCTTTAGACAAAGTTATTAAAGATGATTTGAATGTAAAAAAAACGGAGCAGCTAATAAAAACTATGTTAGAGTCTATTGGTAAGGAAAAAGAGGTAAAGCCAAATCAGAAAATAAGAAGCTTTATGAATTATAGAATATATCTTAATACATTAAAACAAGCTTATGATGTTATTAAAGAAAAACAAGAAAATGCAGAATTTCAGCAAGTAGATAAAGGTGAATATATAGAAGTAACAGTAAAAATCCCAAAAGGCTAG
- the rsmG gene encoding 16S rRNA (guanine(527)-N(7))-methyltransferase RsmG, producing the protein MELKDILKDGSKEMNVEITDHQVDQLIKYKDILLEWNQKMNLTAIEEEKEVMIKHFLDSLSCIQTKYLKTEGRMIDVGTGAGFPGVPLKIALPNIELTLLDSLKKRIGFLEEVCRETNLTNVEFLHGRAEDFGQDKAHREKYDYAVSRAVAALNVLVEYCLPFVKVGGYFICQKGPGLIEELPEAKNAIKILGGEVVDQIVVDLPFSDITHHILVIKKIKQTPIKYPRKAGKPSKEPIK; encoded by the coding sequence ATGGAGTTAAAGGATATTTTAAAAGATGGTTCAAAAGAGATGAATGTAGAGATTACAGACCATCAAGTAGATCAATTAATTAAATATAAAGATATTTTATTAGAATGGAATCAAAAAATGAATTTGACTGCCATTGAGGAAGAAAAAGAAGTTATGATAAAGCATTTTTTAGATTCTTTATCTTGCATACAAACTAAATATTTAAAAACCGAAGGACGAATGATTGATGTTGGAACAGGTGCAGGGTTTCCGGGAGTACCTTTAAAGATAGCCTTACCTAATATAGAATTAACGTTATTAGACTCCTTAAAAAAGAGAATTGGTTTCTTGGAAGAGGTATGTAGAGAGACTAACTTAACTAATGTGGAATTTTTGCATGGTAGAGCAGAAGACTTTGGACAAGATAAAGCCCACAGAGAAAAATATGATTATGCTGTATCTAGAGCTGTAGCAGCATTAAATGTTTTAGTAGAATATTGCCTTCCATTTGTTAAGGTAGGAGGATACTTTATTTGTCAAAAAGGACCGGGACTGATAGAAGAATTACCAGAAGCAAAAAATGCTATAAAAATATTAGGCGGAGAAGTTGTTGATCAAATAGTTGTCGATTTACCATTTAGCGATATTACACATCATATATTGGTTATAAAAAAAATAAAACAAACTCCGATAAAATATCCTAGAAAAGCAGGAAAACCGAGCAAAGAACCAATAAAGTAG
- the mnmG gene encoding tRNA uridine-5-carboxymethylaminomethyl(34) synthesis enzyme MnmG, translating into MIKYNAGNYDVVVVGAGHAGCEAALAAARMGHSTIMLTMSLDAIAMLPCNPSIGGTGKGHLVREVDALGGEMGLNIDKTFIQSRMLNTGKGPAVHSLRIQADKTRYHIEMKKTLENEPNLDIIQGEVIDVIVEDNTVRGVVTKTGSVYYAKAVILATGVYLKGRVYIGEVNYESGPNGLFPAMYLSERLKELGCNMRRFKTGTPARIHRDTIDFSKMDIQKWDEEVIPFSFMNEEIHKDQQACWLTRTTEETHKIIMDNLNRSAMYRGDIESTGPRYCPSIEDKVVRFNDKPSHQIFIEPEGLETKEMYVQGLSTSLPEEVQLKVLRSVIGLENAKVMRPAYAIEYDCIDPTQLKPSLELKNINNLFSAGQFNGSSGYEEAAAQGIMAGINAVLKIRGEEPFTLQRSEGYIGVLIDDLVTKGTNEPYRMMTSRAEYRLVLRQDNADLRLTQKGYKLGLVKKDRYQRYLLKKQHIEDEMNRLKTTNVSPNVANPILEKAESTPIKAGVSLYDLLKRPELTYENIKEIDKDRPTDLLKDAQIQCEIIIKYEGYIDKQLRQIDQFKKLENKKLRDDIDYNKIEGLRIEARQKLNDIRPVSVGQASRISGVSPADISVLLVYLEQRRRKKGDGTE; encoded by the coding sequence ATGATAAAATACAACGCAGGAAATTATGATGTTGTAGTAGTAGGAGCTGGACATGCAGGCTGTGAGGCAGCTTTGGCTGCTGCTAGAATGGGTCATAGTACAATAATGTTAACTATGTCATTGGACGCTATAGCAATGTTACCTTGCAATCCATCTATAGGTGGAACTGGAAAAGGACATTTGGTACGAGAAGTAGATGCATTAGGTGGCGAAATGGGATTAAATATTGATAAGACATTTATTCAAAGTAGAATGTTAAACACTGGTAAGGGTCCAGCAGTACACTCATTAAGGATTCAAGCAGATAAAACAAGGTACCATATAGAGATGAAAAAAACATTAGAGAATGAACCTAACCTAGATATAATTCAAGGGGAAGTAATAGATGTAATAGTGGAAGATAATACTGTTAGGGGTGTTGTTACAAAAACAGGATCTGTATATTACGCAAAGGCAGTTATATTAGCTACTGGTGTGTACTTAAAGGGAAGAGTATATATAGGAGAGGTTAACTACGAATCAGGTCCTAATGGTTTATTTCCAGCTATGTATTTATCTGAGAGGTTAAAAGAATTAGGTTGTAATATGAGAAGGTTTAAAACAGGTACTCCAGCTAGAATACACAGAGATACTATTGATTTTTCCAAAATGGATATTCAAAAATGGGATGAGGAAGTAATACCATTTTCCTTTATGAACGAGGAAATACATAAAGATCAACAAGCTTGCTGGTTAACAAGAACAACAGAGGAGACTCATAAAATAATTATGGACAACCTAAATAGATCAGCAATGTATAGGGGAGATATAGAAAGCACAGGCCCTAGATATTGTCCATCAATAGAAGATAAAGTTGTTCGTTTTAACGACAAGCCTTCCCATCAAATTTTTATTGAACCAGAAGGATTAGAGACGAAAGAGATGTATGTTCAAGGTTTATCCACTAGCTTACCTGAGGAAGTTCAACTAAAAGTGCTTAGAAGTGTTATTGGACTTGAAAATGCAAAGGTTATGAGACCTGCTTATGCAATAGAATATGATTGTATAGACCCTACTCAACTAAAACCATCTTTAGAATTAAAAAATATTAATAACTTATTTAGTGCAGGTCAATTTAATGGGTCTTCAGGATATGAAGAGGCTGCAGCACAAGGTATTATGGCAGGAATTAATGCTGTTCTAAAAATAAGGGGAGAAGAGCCATTTACACTTCAACGTTCAGAAGGATACATAGGTGTATTAATAGATGATCTAGTAACTAAGGGAACTAATGAACCTTATAGAATGATGACCTCCAGAGCAGAGTATCGTTTAGTTCTAAGACAGGATAATGCAGATCTTAGATTAACACAAAAAGGTTATAAACTTGGTTTAGTTAAAAAAGATAGATACCAAAGATATCTTTTAAAGAAACAACATATTGAAGATGAAATGAATAGATTAAAAACTACTAATGTATCTCCAAATGTTGCTAACCCTATATTAGAAAAAGCAGAAAGTACACCTATAAAGGCGGGAGTTTCATTATATGATCTATTGAAGCGTCCTGAGCTTACTTATGAAAATATTAAAGAAATAGATAAAGATAGACCAACAGATTTATTAAAGGATGCTCAAATTCAATGTGAAATAATAATTAAATATGAAGGATATATAGATAAACAACTTAGACAAATTGATCAATTTAAAAAGTTAGAAAACAAAAAACTTAGAGATGATATAGATTATAATAAAATTGAAGGATTAAGAATAGAAGCCAGACAAAAATTAAATGATATTAGACCTGTATCAGTAGGACAGGCATCCAGAATTTCAGGAGTATCACCAGCAGACATTTCTGTACTGCTAGTGTATTTAGAACAAAGAAGGCGTAAAAAGGGAGATGGGACAGAATAA
- the mnmE gene encoding tRNA uridine-5-carboxymethylaminomethyl(34) synthesis GTPase MnmE, with product MFIDDTIAAIATAPGEAGIGIVRISGDKSIDLTDQIFRSKEGKKLSEYKPRRITYGYIIDPKTDKRVDEVLVSYMKGPNTYTKEDIIEINCHGGMIPVKNILELVLRMGARAADPGEFTKRAFLNGRIDLAQAEAVMDLISAKTEKGFDVALNQLEGSLSKKVTKVRETLLEMLAHVEVSIDFAEEDIDEVTLDFLLEKSNEVEKDIQKLLDTADTGKILREGLSTVIVGKPNVGKSSLLNALVRESRAIVTDVPGTTRDVIEEHLNIKGIPLRLIDTAGIRETEDVVEKIGVEKSKELFNLADLIIVMLDASRELMEEDKQIMDLIGQKKALIIINKTDLPKKLNFEEVETIIGNKKIIKVSLAEEKGLDEIEDALVEMVYQGQVRAKDSLLVTNIRHKNALERALESIKDSTKAIKQQLPLDFVEVDIKNTWEALGEITGDSVGEDLLDHIFKNFCIGK from the coding sequence ATGTTTATAGATGATACTATTGCAGCTATTGCTACAGCTCCAGGTGAGGCAGGAATTGGTATAGTACGAATTAGCGGAGATAAGTCAATTGATTTAACAGATCAAATTTTTAGATCTAAAGAAGGAAAAAAATTAAGTGAATATAAACCTAGACGAATAACATATGGCTATATTATTGATCCAAAAACTGATAAAAGAGTTGATGAAGTTTTAGTTTCATATATGAAAGGGCCAAATACATATACAAAGGAAGATATAATAGAGATAAACTGCCACGGAGGCATGATACCAGTAAAAAACATATTGGAGCTTGTGCTTAGAATGGGTGCTAGAGCGGCAGATCCAGGAGAATTTACCAAAAGAGCCTTTTTAAATGGAAGAATTGACTTAGCACAAGCAGAGGCGGTAATGGATCTTATTAGTGCTAAAACAGAGAAGGGTTTTGATGTAGCATTAAATCAATTAGAGGGTTCATTGTCAAAGAAGGTTACAAAAGTTAGAGAAACCTTATTAGAAATGCTAGCTCATGTTGAGGTTTCTATTGATTTTGCAGAAGAGGACATAGATGAAGTAACACTGGACTTTTTATTAGAAAAAAGTAATGAGGTAGAAAAGGATATTCAAAAATTATTAGATACTGCTGATACTGGAAAAATATTAAGAGAAGGGTTAAGCACTGTAATTGTAGGGAAACCTAATGTGGGAAAATCATCATTACTTAATGCCTTAGTTAGGGAGTCAAGAGCTATAGTAACCGATGTTCCTGGTACTACAAGGGATGTAATAGAAGAGCATCTTAATATTAAGGGAATTCCACTTAGACTGATTGACACAGCTGGAATAAGGGAAACGGAAGATGTTGTAGAAAAGATAGGTGTAGAAAAATCAAAAGAATTATTTAATCTGGCAGATTTAATTATAGTAATGTTAGATGCTTCTAGAGAATTAATGGAAGAAGATAAACAGATAATGGATCTTATTGGACAGAAGAAAGCTCTAATCATTATTAATAAAACTGATCTTCCTAAAAAGCTTAACTTTGAAGAGGTAGAGACAATTATAGGAAATAAAAAAATTATTAAAGTATCCTTAGCAGAAGAAAAAGGATTAGACGAAATAGAGGATGCTTTAGTTGAAATGGTATATCAAGGGCAAGTAAGGGCAAAGGATAGTTTATTAGTTACTAATATAAGACATAAAAATGCACTGGAAAGAGCTCTTGAAAGTATTAAAGATAGTACTAAGGCTATTAAACAACAATTACCACTTGATTTTGTTGAGGTAGATATAAAAAATACTTGGGAAGCACTAGGCGAAATTACAGGAGATTCAGTAGGAGAAGATCTATTAGATCATATCTTCAAAAACTTCTGTATTGGAAAGTAA
- the jag gene encoding RNA-binding cell elongation regulator Jag/EloR codes for MKLIESIGKTVEEAIELGLKELNKTRDQVDIEVLELPSKGFLGIIGSKLAKVKLTVLDRPEDDARTFLEDLFRAMDLEVNMDIHQKNDTLVVNIEGPNMGVIIGRRGQTLDSLQYLLSLVVNKNSDKYIKVFVDTENYRQKREDTLIRLANKMANKVRKIGKTIALEPMNPYERRIIHASLQSNPYIQTYSEGEEPFRKVVIALKR; via the coding sequence ATGAAGTTGATAGAGTCAATAGGGAAAACAGTTGAAGAAGCAATTGAGCTAGGTTTAAAAGAGTTAAATAAAACAAGGGATCAAGTGGATATAGAGGTACTTGAACTACCTAGTAAAGGATTTCTTGGCATTATAGGCTCAAAATTAGCAAAGGTAAAATTAACTGTATTAGATAGACCTGAAGATGATGCAAGAACATTTTTAGAAGACCTATTTAGAGCAATGGATCTAGAAGTTAATATGGATATTCATCAGAAAAACGATACCTTAGTAGTTAATATTGAAGGCCCAAATATGGGTGTAATTATTGGACGAAGAGGTCAGACCTTAGATTCTCTGCAGTATTTACTAAGCCTAGTAGTAAACAAAAACAGTGATAAATATATAAAGGTATTTGTAGATACAGAAAATTACAGACAAAAAAGGGAAGATACACTAATTAGATTAGCAAATAAAATGGCTAATAAAGTACGTAAAATCGGTAAAACTATTGCTCTAGAACCTATGAACCCCTATGAACGAAGAATTATTCATGCTAGTTTACAAAGCAATCCTTATATACAAACATATAGTGAAGGGGAAGAGCCCTTTAGAAAAGTTGTTATTGCATTAAAAAGATAA
- a CDS encoding YidC/Oxa1 family membrane protein insertase produces MNALARPLGALLKLIFDLTNNYGLSIILFTVVVKLLTVPLTIKQTKSMRELQEIQPKLKKLQEKYKNDKEQLNIKTMELYKEHNISPFGGCLPLLIQFPIIIGLFAALREPGIYVFESQAAYEAINTSFLWLSNLSKPDPYLWGLPLLAGLTTYLSSVTMTAKGATADQSQKIMTYFMPIMIFWWGKSFPAGLTLYWVVSNVFQIVQQLIIRRPQAELKEGLK; encoded by the coding sequence TTGAACGCATTAGCACGACCATTAGGTGCATTGTTAAAACTAATTTTTGATTTAACAAACAATTACGGGTTATCTATCATTTTATTTACGGTAGTTGTAAAATTATTGACCGTGCCTTTGACTATAAAGCAGACAAAGTCTATGAGAGAACTGCAAGAAATTCAACCTAAACTTAAAAAACTACAAGAAAAATATAAGAACGATAAAGAGCAGCTAAATATTAAAACAATGGAGCTATATAAGGAACATAATATAAGTCCATTTGGTGGTTGCCTTCCTTTGTTAATTCAGTTCCCTATTATTATTGGATTATTTGCAGCTTTAAGAGAGCCGGGTATTTATGTTTTTGAATCTCAGGCAGCTTATGAAGCTATAAATACAAGTTTTTTATGGTTATCTAATTTATCAAAGCCAGATCCATACTTATGGGGCTTACCATTACTAGCAGGGTTAACTACTTATTTATCTAGTGTAACTATGACAGCAAAAGGTGCAACAGCGGATCAAAGCCAAAAAATAATGACATATTTTATGCCAATTATGATTTTCTGGTGGGGGAAAAGCTTCCCAGCAGGTCTTACATTATATTGGGTAGTAAGTAATGTATTTCAAATAGTACAACAACTTATAATTAGAAGACCTCAGGCAGAATTAAAGGAGGGGCTGAAATAG
- the yidD gene encoding membrane protein insertion efficiency factor YidD, which translates to MSKIFIFFIKLYRKYISPLKKPSCRFYPTCSCYSLLAYEKYGAFKGTYLTLKRILKCHPFHPGGYDPLK; encoded by the coding sequence ATGTCCAAAATATTTATTTTTTTTATTAAATTGTATAGAAAATATATCTCACCTTTAAAAAAACCTAGCTGTCGATTCTATCCTACTTGTTCCTGTTATAGCCTATTAGCTTATGAAAAATATGGTGCTTTTAAAGGTACTTATTTAACTTTAAAAAGAATATTAAAGTGTCATCCTTTTCACCCTGGAGGATATGATCCTCTTAAATAA